Genomic segment of Amphibacillus xylanus NBRC 15112:
AATTCACTATTTGAATTCAGAAAACCGTATTGCATCTCAGGCTCTATTACAGATTCATCGACCGTAAAATTCATTTGAGGTACGATAACACTCATAATGTTCTTTTCTTGAATATCTAATGAAACTGTCGTATTAGGAACGGCAAATAATTCTTCAATAAATGCTTCATTCAATAATGATTTTGCTACTACAAAAGCACGCATTGCTTCTGTTAGTTCTTGTTCAACTGCAGAACGTAATTCATTATTTTCACGAATTAATAAAATGAATTGTCGCATCAGCTCGTCTTGTTTATCTTTCAAAAGCTTATGACCACGGGTTGAAATAGCTAAACGGTCTTTAAGTTTGGATAATTCCATCCTTGTTGGCTTGACATCTAATCGCGCCATGACCTAATCACTCTCCTTCCGGCATAAACTTTTCAATCATATCACTCTTAAT
This window contains:
- a CDS encoding V-type ATP synthase subunit D, translated to MARLDVKPTRMELSKLKDRLAISTRGHKLLKDKQDELMRQFILLIRENNELRSAVEQELTEAMRAFVVAKSLLNEAFIEELFAVPNTTVSLDIQEKNIMSVIVPQMNFTVDESVIEPEMQYGFLNSNSELDQAIERIKTILPKLLKLSEIEKTCQLMADEIEKTRRRVNALEYLKIPELKETIYYIEMKLEENERANITRIMKVKDMGQ